In a single window of the Gemmatimonadales bacterium genome:
- a CDS encoding C40 family peptidase — protein sequence MRAGPDLAQRAVCAVASVALVLAAPVRRAAAQGVGLEVGHLFEGSDWTEYHAGLEYEVAGPLGAELYGTYLRAGEPGTERLWGAGLDFTLFRAGRQGLYSVAGVSGGYASGAAKHLWGSWSAGIGLQVLPAGPFGIGAEARWRKLSPGSRSGVELSFRLGVGLGRPGRPAATDAARPIAVAPSPLPPPAPADAAPSEGPQASAAPAVLPSSMPSAITDPRTLADSVVATAAEAMGTAYRLGGTGADGFDCSGLIQYAYGRHGVALPRTSAEQAHAGRKVRRGLDELRPGDILTFSTTGRGVTHVGLYVGDGQFVHSASRGVQLSRLDDADPYGRWWYRRWIGVRRVVE from the coding sequence ATGAGAGCCGGCCCGGACCTGGCGCAGCGCGCGGTGTGCGCGGTTGCCTCCGTTGCGCTGGTCCTCGCCGCGCCGGTGAGGCGCGCCGCGGCGCAGGGCGTCGGCCTGGAGGTGGGGCATCTCTTCGAGGGCTCCGACTGGACGGAATACCACGCCGGCCTGGAGTACGAGGTGGCCGGTCCGCTGGGCGCGGAGCTCTACGGCACGTATCTCCGCGCTGGTGAGCCGGGCACCGAGCGTCTCTGGGGCGCGGGCCTGGATTTCACACTCTTTCGCGCGGGGCGGCAGGGGCTCTACTCGGTCGCGGGGGTTTCGGGAGGATATGCGAGCGGCGCTGCCAAGCACCTCTGGGGCTCCTGGTCGGCCGGCATCGGGCTTCAGGTGCTTCCGGCGGGCCCGTTCGGCATCGGTGCGGAGGCGCGCTGGCGCAAGCTATCGCCCGGCAGCCGGAGCGGCGTCGAGTTGTCGTTCCGGCTGGGTGTGGGGTTGGGGCGCCCCGGCCGGCCGGCGGCCACCGACGCGGCGCGCCCGATTGCTGTCGCCCCGAGTCCGCTGCCCCCACCCGCGCCGGCCGATGCGGCGCCGAGCGAAGGCCCCCAAGCGTCCGCGGCGCCCGCAGTGCTCCCGTCCTCCATGCCCTCTGCCATCACGGACCCGCGCACCCTCGCGGACTCTGTCGTGGCGACCGCCGCCGAGGCGATGGGCACCGCCTATCGCCTGGGTGGCACCGGGGCCGACGGGTTCGACTGCTCCGGTCTCATTCAGTACGCGTACGGCCGCCACGGCGTCGCGCTCCCGCGCACGAGCGCCGAGCAGGCGCATGCCGGCCGCAAGGTCCGGCGCGGCCTGGATGAGCTCCGCCCGGGCGATATTCTCACGTTTTCAACGACGGGCCGCGGGGTGACGCACGTGGGGCTCTACGTGGGCGACGGGCAGTTCGTCCATAGCGCGAGCCGAGGCGTGCAGTTGAGCCGCCTGGATGACGCCGATCCCTACGGCCGCTGGTGGTATCGGCGGTGGATCGGCGTCAGGCGCGTGGTGGAATAG
- a CDS encoding co-chaperone GroES, translating to MATATKTKKDLKIVPLEDRVVISPTEETEAMRGGLYIPDTAKEKPTQGRVIAVGPGRYEKGARVPMEVKVGDEVIYGKYSGTNYTHEGEEYVIIKAADVLAKLS from the coding sequence ATGGCGACGGCAACGAAGACCAAGAAGGACCTCAAGATCGTTCCCCTGGAGGACCGGGTAGTCATTTCCCCCACCGAGGAGACCGAGGCCATGCGGGGCGGCCTGTACATCCCGGACACCGCCAAGGAGAAGCCGACTCAGGGCCGGGTCATCGCTGTGGGGCCGGGCCGCTACGAGAAGGGTGCGCGGGTGCCGATGGAGGTCAAGGTCGGCGACGAGGTCATCTACGGCAAGTACAGCGGCACCAACTACACCCATGAGGGCGAAGAGTACGTCATCATCAAGGCGGCCGATGTGCTGGCCAAGCTGAGCTGA
- the groL gene encoding chaperonin GroEL (60 kDa chaperone family; promotes refolding of misfolded polypeptides especially under stressful conditions; forms two stacked rings of heptamers to form a barrel-shaped 14mer; ends can be capped by GroES; misfolded proteins enter the barrel where they are refolded when GroES binds), with product MAAKELLYNSDARAKLKRGVDHLAEAVKVTLGPKGRNVVIDKKFGSPTVTKDGVTVAKEVELPDAVENMGAQMVKEVATKTSDLAGDGTTTATVLAQAIFREGLKNVTAGANPMELKRGIDRAVEAVVEQLKSISTPSAGKKEIAQVGTISANNDKEIGNLIAEAMEKVGKDGVITVEEAKGLETTLETVDGMQFDRGYLSPYFVTDPEKMEAALDDPYLLIHDKKISAMKELLPILEKVAQTGKPLLLIAEDVEGEALATLVVNKLRGTLKVCAVKAPGFGDRRKEMLIDVAKLTGGQVISEEVGFKLENATLNDLGRAKRVVVDKDNTTIVDGKGKESDIQGRINEIKAAIEKSTSDYDREKLQERLAKLSGGVAVINVGAATETEMKEKKARVEDALHATRAAIEEGIVPGGGVALLRAQVALEKLRGSEDEKVGVDIVRRSLEEPIRMIAQNAGAEGSIVVAKVRESKDKNFGYNAATDAYEDLVKAGVIDPTKVTRTALQNAASIAGLLLTTECVVVEKKEEKPAAAPAAPGGMGGMY from the coding sequence ATGGCAGCGAAGGAGCTTCTCTACAATTCCGACGCCCGCGCCAAGCTCAAGCGGGGCGTCGATCATCTCGCCGAGGCCGTGAAGGTGACGCTCGGCCCGAAGGGCAGAAACGTCGTCATCGACAAGAAATTCGGCTCGCCGACCGTGACGAAGGACGGCGTCACGGTCGCCAAGGAAGTGGAGCTTCCCGATGCGGTCGAGAACATGGGCGCGCAGATGGTGAAGGAAGTCGCGACCAAGACGAGCGACCTGGCCGGCGACGGCACCACCACAGCCACCGTGCTGGCGCAGGCAATTTTCCGCGAGGGCCTGAAGAACGTCACCGCGGGCGCCAACCCGATGGAGCTGAAGCGCGGCATCGACCGCGCGGTCGAGGCCGTGGTCGAGCAGCTCAAGAGCATCTCGACGCCCTCGGCGGGCAAGAAGGAAATCGCCCAGGTCGGCACCATCTCCGCGAACAACGACAAGGAGATCGGCAACCTCATCGCCGAGGCGATGGAGAAGGTCGGTAAGGACGGGGTGATCACCGTCGAGGAGGCGAAAGGCCTGGAGACCACGCTCGAGACGGTGGACGGCATGCAGTTCGACCGCGGCTATCTCTCGCCCTATTTCGTCACCGATCCGGAGAAGATGGAGGCCGCGCTCGACGATCCCTATCTGCTCATCCACGACAAAAAGATCTCGGCGATGAAGGAACTGCTCCCCATCCTCGAGAAGGTGGCCCAGACCGGCAAGCCCCTGCTCCTCATCGCGGAGGACGTGGAGGGTGAGGCCCTCGCGACGCTCGTGGTCAACAAGCTTCGCGGCACGCTCAAGGTGTGCGCGGTGAAGGCCCCGGGCTTCGGCGACCGGCGCAAGGAGATGCTGATCGACGTGGCCAAGCTCACCGGGGGGCAGGTGATCTCCGAGGAGGTCGGCTTCAAGCTGGAGAACGCGACGCTCAACGACCTGGGCCGGGCCAAGCGGGTGGTGGTCGACAAGGACAACACCACGATCGTGGACGGCAAGGGCAAGGAGAGCGACATCCAGGGCCGGATCAACGAGATCAAGGCGGCCATCGAAAAGAGCACCAGCGACTACGACCGGGAGAAGCTGCAGGAGCGGTTGGCCAAGCTCTCGGGCGGCGTGGCGGTGATCAACGTCGGTGCGGCCACCGAGACCGAGATGAAGGAGAAGAAGGCGCGGGTGGAAGACGCGCTGCACGCGACCCGCGCGGCCATCGAAGAGGGCATCGTGCCGGGCGGCGGCGTGGCACTGCTCCGCGCCCAGGTGGCGCTGGAGAAGCTGCGCGGCAGCGAGGACGAGAAGGTGGGCGTCGACATCGTGCGCCGCAGCCTCGAGGAGCCGATCCGCATGATCGCCCAGAACGCGGGCGCGGAGGGCTCGATCGTGGTAGCCAAGGTACGGGAGTCGAAGGACAAGAACTTCGGCTACAACGCCGCGACCGACGCGTACGAGGACCTGGTGAAGGCCGGCGTCATCGACCCGACCAAGGTGACCCGCACGGCACTGCAGAACGCGGCGTCGATCGCGGGGCTCCTGCTCACCACCGAGTGCGTGGTGGTGGAGAAGAAGGAAGAGAAGCCGGCGGCCGCGCCGGCGGCTCCGGGTGGCATGGGCGGGATGTACTGA
- a CDS encoding tail fiber domain-containing protein, with product MRRFSLGSGTALAVLLLVAVSAAAPAAAQTPLLELQRSDSTDVLHVNDDGGFSAAGAVGAGAIPASGRGTRFMWYPGKAVLRVGSVDGSQWDDANVGRFSFAFGDRTVASGEHSLALGNFSSAKGDGSIALNQAVASGVNAVAIGPGTAASGLSSMALGLQSVASAELAIAMGLRTVASGQRAVAIGSDTKASEFAATATGNNTTASGQFSTAMGTGSRAMGAGSVAMGTKATAVGDGSFAFADGSGKGVSAENANQFVVRASGGYVFYSSTDQTRGCFIPPGESISCASSRLVKERFEPLDADTVLAKVARLPIQAWSYRGNKARHVGPVAEDFYAAFGLGTGPRTVSFIDTGGISLVAVQVLERRTAALRSENAALRAELDSLREAVRALAAAQAASRRAEPHQ from the coding sequence ATGCGACGGTTTTCGCTCGGTTCCGGCACGGCGTTGGCCGTGCTCCTGTTGGTCGCAGTTTCGGCCGCCGCGCCAGCGGCCGCGCAGACGCCTTTGCTGGAGCTGCAACGCAGCGATTCCACCGATGTGCTCCATGTGAACGACGACGGCGGGTTCTCCGCGGCGGGCGCAGTCGGTGCGGGCGCAATTCCGGCGAGCGGCCGGGGCACCCGGTTCATGTGGTATCCCGGAAAGGCGGTGCTCCGCGTCGGGAGCGTGGATGGCTCGCAGTGGGACGATGCCAACGTCGGCCGGTTCTCGTTTGCGTTCGGTGACCGAACCGTTGCCAGCGGCGAGCATTCGCTGGCCCTTGGCAACTTTTCATCGGCCAAGGGCGATGGTTCCATCGCGTTGAACCAGGCGGTAGCAAGCGGGGTCAATGCTGTTGCAATCGGCCCCGGCACTGCCGCGAGTGGGCTGAGTTCTATGGCGCTTGGCCTTCAGTCCGTTGCGAGCGCGGAGCTCGCCATCGCAATGGGTCTTCGCACGGTCGCGAGCGGCCAGCGCGCGGTGGCGATTGGGAGCGATACCAAGGCGAGCGAGTTTGCGGCCACGGCGACCGGCAACAACACGACGGCGAGTGGACAGTTTTCCACGGCGATGGGCACCGGATCGAGGGCCATGGGCGCCGGGTCAGTCGCAATGGGCACGAAGGCGACAGCCGTTGGAGATGGCAGTTTCGCCTTCGCCGATGGGTCCGGTAAGGGCGTGAGCGCGGAGAACGCCAATCAGTTCGTGGTGCGCGCCAGCGGCGGCTACGTCTTCTATTCCTCCACCGATCAGACTCGCGGCTGCTTCATCCCGCCCGGCGAGAGCATCTCGTGCGCGTCGAGCCGGCTGGTAAAGGAACGCTTCGAGCCGCTCGACGCGGACACGGTGCTGGCCAAGGTGGCGCGGCTGCCCATCCAGGCCTGGAGCTATCGTGGCAACAAGGCTCGGCACGTGGGCCCGGTCGCCGAGGACTTCTACGCGGCCTTTGGCCTCGGTACGGGACCGCGCACGGTTTCATTCATAGACACCGGCGGAATCAGCCTCGTCGCAGTTCAGGTGCTCGAGCGGCGCACGGCCGCGCTGCGTTCTGAGAATGCCGCGCTCCGCGCGGAGCTCGATTCGTTGCGTGAGGCGGTGCGAGCGCTGGCCGCGGCCCAGGCCGCGTCCCGCCGGGCCGAGCCGCACCAATGA
- a CDS encoding Ig-like domain-containing protein → MTGPPDARPVAHVEITPASATVAVGRTLQLEAVTKASDGSTLDGRAVAWVTSNGSVAGVDRTGNVTGVAVGTAHVTATSEKVSATAAVTVTATAAEHVLRTWVGGAAGGPANWSLAANWKPAGVPGALDTALVAATSAPAELSEDVQVARLIVAGGTLRDAGHILLVKQP, encoded by the coding sequence GTGACAGGCCCACCGGACGCACGGCCGGTCGCGCACGTTGAAATCACCCCTGCTTCGGCAACGGTCGCCGTAGGCCGGACGCTCCAGCTCGAGGCGGTGACCAAGGCGAGCGATGGGAGCACGCTCGACGGCCGCGCCGTCGCTTGGGTGACGAGCAATGGCAGCGTGGCGGGGGTGGACCGCACCGGCAACGTCACGGGAGTCGCCGTGGGGACGGCGCACGTCACGGCCACGAGCGAAAAGGTGAGCGCAACCGCCGCCGTGACCGTCACCGCGACGGCGGCCGAGCACGTGTTGCGAACCTGGGTCGGTGGCGCGGCGGGCGGGCCGGCGAACTGGTCGCTTGCGGCGAATTGGAAACCCGCGGGTGTTCCGGGCGCGCTCGACACTGCTTTGGTGGCGGCGACGTCCGCACCGGCGGAATTGAGCGAGGACGTGCAGGTCGCCCGGCTGATCGTGGCCGGCGGCACGCTGCGCGATGCCGGTCACATACTGCTCGTGAAGCAGCCCTGA
- a CDS encoding Uma2 family endonuclease, with protein sequence MPAPLYYTADMVRALPDDGNRYEVVYGELLVSPAPRAWHQELAFRLAMAIHRYLETERIGHVMMAPADISWGPDVLVQPDVFVVPIGEAATFDWTRMRTLLLVAEVLSPSTARADRFLKRRRYQEAGVPCLWLVDGDARQVEVWTPEDRFPRIERDALTWRPAGAATVFTLTLETLFAPIEAAQPPT encoded by the coding sequence ATGCCCGCCCCCCTTTACTACACCGCCGACATGGTCCGGGCGCTGCCGGACGACGGCAATCGCTACGAGGTAGTATACGGGGAACTCCTGGTGAGCCCGGCACCGCGGGCCTGGCACCAGGAGCTCGCGTTCCGGTTGGCCATGGCGATCCACCGATACCTCGAGACCGAGCGCATCGGCCACGTGATGATGGCGCCGGCCGACATTTCGTGGGGGCCCGACGTGCTGGTGCAGCCTGACGTATTCGTCGTGCCGATCGGCGAAGCCGCGACTTTCGATTGGACCCGGATGCGGACGCTCCTGCTCGTGGCCGAGGTGCTGAGCCCGTCCACCGCACGCGCCGACCGCTTCCTCAAACGCCGGCGCTACCAGGAGGCCGGCGTGCCCTGCCTCTGGCTGGTGGACGGCGATGCGCGGCAGGTGGAGGTGTGGACGCCCGAGGACCGCTTCCCGCGGATCGAGCGCGACGCGCTCACCTGGCGGCCCGCCGGGGCGGCCACCGTTTTCACTCTCACGCTCGAGACACTCTTCGCGCCAATCGAGGCCGCCCAGCCGCCGACCTGA
- a CDS encoding ECF-type sigma factor, with protein sequence MSLDAPIGELVRTADSGNPEAVRTLFAELYRELHAIAARELRRANPAATLSTTTLLHEAFLRLSARDDLRFTSQAHFLAYACTSMRRLLIDFARCRRAQKRGGEFVITTLPPDAGAAADADAFAGDRLDQLNEALDSLAEVEPVLAQLVDLHVFCGVSLVEAAALRGVTDRTVQRDWQKARLLLHAVLGRA encoded by the coding sequence ATGTCGCTGGACGCGCCCATCGGCGAGCTCGTGCGTACCGCAGACTCCGGGAACCCGGAGGCGGTGCGCACGCTGTTCGCGGAGCTCTATCGCGAGCTGCATGCGATCGCCGCGCGCGAGCTGCGCCGCGCGAACCCCGCCGCGACGCTCAGCACGACCACGCTGCTCCACGAGGCGTTCCTCAGGCTCTCGGCCCGGGACGATCTCCGCTTCACGAGCCAAGCGCACTTTCTCGCCTACGCCTGCACGTCCATGCGGCGCCTCCTGATCGACTTTGCGCGCTGCCGTCGCGCGCAGAAGCGGGGCGGTGAATTCGTCATCACGACCCTGCCGCCCGATGCCGGTGCCGCAGCGGACGCGGACGCATTCGCGGGCGATCGTCTCGATCAGCTCAACGAGGCGCTCGACAGCCTGGCCGAAGTGGAGCCGGTGTTGGCGCAGCTCGTCGACCTCCACGTCTTCTGCGGCGTGTCGCTGGTGGAAGCCGCCGCGCTGCGTGGGGTGACCGATCGGACCGTGCAGCGGGACTGGCAGAAGGCGAGATTGCTGCTGCATGCCGTGCTCGGCCGCGCCTGA
- a CDS encoding serine/threonine-protein kinase, which yields MLDDVLALEPDQRAGWLDRLRSEEPELAGRLESLLGCQHGAETGLFVGAGLWTELLGPTPGAGRRVGAYTLERPLGQGGMGTVWLGQRSDGRFDGAAAIKFLNFPLLSPTGRERFRREGTLLARLTHPGIARLIDAGVSDDDQPFLVLEYIDGRHLERYCDEEHLPPDRRLRLFLEVLGAVEHAHANLIIHRDLKPSNILVTREGRTKLLDFGIAKLLNSEGEAAGHATRSESGTRALTPEYAAPEQVAGGPVTVATDIYALGVVLYVLLAGRHPTGAGCRSAAEHLRAIADTEPPRLSAAVPHRLGRLYAGDLDNIVARALKKRPEERYASVGAFAGDIRRYLNHETVSARPDSLHYRAAKFVRRNRVPVVLAALVALALAGGVAGTVVQARRAVRYAARAGRAATAAVDQRNFALRQLSRAEAINELNAFVLADAAPSGKPFMVGDLLARADSIVDRERAETDGNRVEMLVAIGRQYSELEEQETARTVLQRAYDLSIGLHERLPRARAACALGAELGRSGEAASGERLVREGLAQLPDEPQYATGRVFCLLLGSMIAREAGHAESGVQRADSAWQLVARMPLPPAVLTLHALIDRAESYRVANQDRAAESAFQRAFAQLKALGRENTQTAGTLLNDWALTLYDMGRPREAEQLFRRAIRIASPDGRDSLVSPMLLTNLARALMVLDRRPEAITYARNAYARSRKAGDGIVTNQSLLLLHELYRDTGNLAGAERTLAEVEPRLRKALPAGHYVFAVLVSHRAMLALARGNLDSALVLSDRAIAMADSTEGAVFALLLRRRADIDVRLRRDVAALDDIRRAIELTKARIEPRTPSDVLGVEYVILGRALLAAGRRGGAAVAFDSAQSHLQRTLGPDHPKTREAAKLAAGARGADAHPHTADSSRKR from the coding sequence TTGCTCGACGACGTCCTCGCACTCGAGCCGGACCAACGGGCGGGATGGCTGGACCGGCTTCGGTCCGAAGAGCCGGAGCTGGCGGGCAGGTTGGAGTCGCTGCTCGGCTGCCAGCATGGCGCCGAGACCGGTCTTTTCGTTGGCGCCGGCCTTTGGACCGAATTGCTCGGCCCCACCCCGGGCGCGGGCCGGCGCGTGGGCGCCTACACGCTCGAGCGCCCACTCGGGCAGGGCGGGATGGGCACGGTGTGGCTCGGACAGCGGAGTGACGGCCGCTTTGATGGCGCGGCGGCGATCAAGTTTCTGAACTTTCCGTTGCTGAGCCCGACCGGGCGCGAGCGCTTCCGGCGGGAGGGGACGCTTCTCGCGCGGCTCACGCACCCCGGCATCGCGCGCCTCATCGATGCCGGGGTGAGCGATGACGACCAGCCGTTTCTCGTGCTCGAATACATCGACGGCCGACACCTCGAGCGCTACTGCGACGAGGAGCACCTGCCGCCGGATCGCCGGCTTCGTCTGTTCCTGGAGGTGCTCGGCGCGGTGGAGCATGCGCACGCCAATCTGATCATCCACCGCGACCTCAAGCCGTCGAACATCCTGGTCACGCGCGAAGGCCGGACGAAGCTGCTTGATTTCGGCATCGCCAAACTGCTCAATAGCGAGGGGGAGGCGGCAGGGCACGCCACGCGCAGCGAATCCGGCACCCGGGCGCTCACGCCGGAGTACGCGGCCCCCGAGCAGGTGGCGGGTGGACCGGTGACGGTCGCGACCGACATCTACGCGCTCGGCGTCGTGCTCTACGTTTTACTCGCGGGCCGCCATCCCACCGGCGCGGGCTGCCGCTCGGCGGCCGAGCACCTGCGCGCGATCGCCGATACCGAACCGCCGCGCTTGAGTGCGGCCGTCCCCCACCGGCTCGGCCGGCTCTATGCCGGCGATCTCGACAACATCGTGGCCAGGGCGCTCAAGAAGCGGCCGGAAGAGCGCTACGCCTCAGTGGGAGCGTTCGCGGGCGACATCCGCCGCTATCTAAACCACGAAACGGTGAGTGCCCGCCCGGATTCGCTGCACTATCGGGCGGCGAAATTCGTCCGCCGCAACCGGGTACCGGTTGTGCTCGCGGCGCTCGTGGCGCTAGCGCTCGCGGGCGGCGTGGCCGGCACCGTCGTGCAGGCGCGCCGCGCCGTGCGCTACGCGGCGCGCGCGGGCAGGGCGGCGACGGCGGCGGTGGACCAGCGGAACTTCGCGCTGCGCCAGCTCTCGCGCGCCGAGGCGATCAACGAGCTGAACGCGTTCGTGCTTGCCGATGCGGCGCCCTCCGGCAAGCCGTTCATGGTCGGCGATCTGCTGGCGCGGGCTGACAGCATCGTGGATCGGGAGCGCGCCGAGACGGACGGGAACCGTGTCGAGATGCTAGTCGCGATCGGACGCCAATACTCCGAGCTGGAGGAGCAGGAGACCGCGCGCACGGTACTCCAGCGCGCCTATGATCTCTCGATCGGCTTGCACGAGCGCCTGCCCCGCGCGCGGGCGGCCTGCGCCTTGGGCGCGGAGCTGGGCCGGTCCGGCGAGGCCGCATCGGGGGAGCGGCTGGTGCGCGAAGGGCTGGCGCAGCTTCCGGACGAGCCGCAATACGCGACGGGGCGCGTCTTCTGCCTGCTGCTGGGAAGTATGATCGCGCGCGAGGCGGGCCACGCCGAGAGCGGCGTTCAACGCGCGGATTCCGCGTGGCAACTGGTCGCCCGGATGCCGTTGCCGCCGGCCGTGCTCACGCTGCACGCGCTGATCGACCGGGCCGAATCTTACCGCGTCGCCAACCAGGACCGAGCCGCCGAATCGGCGTTCCAGCGCGCGTTCGCGCAGCTCAAGGCGCTGGGCCGCGAGAACACGCAGACGGCGGGCACACTCCTCAACGACTGGGCGCTCACGCTCTACGACATGGGCCGCCCGCGCGAGGCGGAGCAGCTCTTCCGGCGGGCCATCCGGATCGCGAGCCCCGACGGCCGCGACAGCCTCGTGTCGCCGATGTTGCTCACCAATCTCGCCCGGGCGCTCATGGTGCTCGACCGGCGTCCCGAGGCCATCACCTACGCGCGGAATGCCTACGCCCGGAGCCGCAAGGCGGGCGACGGGATCGTCACCAACCAATCGCTGCTGCTGCTGCACGAGCTGTATCGCGATACGGGCAACCTGGCCGGCGCGGAGCGGACGCTCGCGGAGGTGGAGCCGCGGCTGCGCAAGGCGCTGCCGGCCGGCCATTACGTTTTCGCGGTGCTCGTCTCGCACCGCGCGATGCTGGCCCTGGCGCGCGGCAATCTGGACTCCGCGCTGGTGCTGTCGGATCGGGCAATCGCGATGGCGGACAGCACGGAGGGCGCTGTTTTCGCGTTGCTGCTGCGGCGCCGGGCGGACATCGACGTTCGGCTCCGTCGCGACGTGGCGGCGCTCGACGACATCCGCCGGGCGATCGAGCTCACGAAGGCGCGGATCGAGCCCCGCACGCCGTCGGACGTGCTGGGCGTCGAGTATGTCATTCTCGGTCGCGCGCTCTTAGCGGCAGGCCGGCGCGGTGGGGCGGCCGTGGCCTTCGATTCGGCGCAGAGTCACCTGCAGCGGACCCTCGGTCCCGACCACCCGAAGACCCGCGAGGCCGCCAAGCTTGCCGCCGGCGCTCGCGGCGCCGATGCGCATCCGCACACTGCGGACTCGTCGCGCAAGCGTTGA
- a CDS encoding MBL fold metallo-hydrolase, with the protein MSRLYVLGSGSRGNCCALECDGAVLLIDAGFSAREVERRARALGLVLGGVVGIALTHEHGDHACGAARLAERLSAPILTASGTWAQLGAAARRAMFRPLRFGEDVRAGPFAVTACATSHDAAEPVAVVVTAIDGARVGVAYDLGRPTAAVRYLLRELTALVLEANHDEVLLRTSGYPASVRQRIVGSGGHLSNRACAELIEELCHPGLAAVVLAHLSQRCNRADVARAEVEPALARAGYRGALYVAAQDEPLGPIALEPMTLGQPASAAPASAAEEVRTRELCRDPAGLR; encoded by the coding sequence ATGAGCCGGCTCTACGTGCTGGGCTCGGGCTCGCGCGGCAACTGTTGCGCGCTGGAGTGCGACGGCGCGGTACTGCTCATCGACGCCGGCTTCAGCGCCCGCGAGGTGGAGCGCCGAGCGCGCGCGTTGGGACTTGTTCTCGGCGGCGTCGTCGGGATCGCGCTCACCCACGAGCACGGCGACCACGCCTGTGGCGCCGCGCGCCTGGCCGAGCGCCTGTCGGCGCCGATCCTCACCGCCTCGGGCACCTGGGCTCAGCTCGGCGCCGCCGCCCGGCGAGCCATGTTTCGTCCGCTCCGCTTCGGCGAGGACGTGCGCGCCGGCCCCTTTGCCGTGACGGCCTGCGCCACGAGCCACGACGCGGCGGAGCCGGTCGCCGTGGTGGTCACCGCGATCGACGGTGCCCGCGTCGGCGTCGCCTATGATCTCGGCCGGCCGACCGCCGCGGTGCGCTACCTGTTGCGCGAGCTCACGGCACTCGTGCTCGAGGCCAACCACGACGAGGTGCTGCTCCGCACCAGCGGCTATCCGGCGAGCGTGCGACAGCGGATCGTCGGGTCGGGCGGCCATCTCTCGAACCGGGCCTGCGCCGAATTGATCGAGGAGCTGTGCCATCCGGGCCTTGCGGCCGTGGTGCTGGCCCATCTGAGCCAGCGCTGCAACCGCGCGGATGTGGCGCGCGCCGAGGTCGAGCCGGCGCTCGCGCGCGCGGGCTACAGGGGCGCGCTGTACGTGGCGGCGCAGGACGAGCCGCTCGGGCCGATAGCGCTGGAGCCGATGACGCTCGGCCAGCCCGCATCGGCGGCTCCCGCGAGTGCTGCGGAGGAGGTCAGGACTCGGGAACTTTGTCGGGATCCGGCGGGACTGCGATAG